DNA from Tsuneonella dongtanensis:
ACGAGCGCCCCGTCAGCCTGATGTCGGGCGAGGGCGTCGCCAAGGCACTCGAGGCGCGCGGGCATCGTGTCACGCGGATCGACATGGACCGACAGGTCGCGGCGCGCATTGCCGAGGCGGCACCCGACGTCGTGTTCAACGCGCTCCACGGCGTGCCGGGCGAGGACGGGACGGTGCAGGGCATGCTCGACCTGATGGGCGTGCCCTATACGCACTCGGGCCTCGCAACATCGGTCATCGCAATCGACAAGGAACTGACCAAGCACGCGCTCGTGCCGCACGGTATCCCCATGCCCGGCGGACGGATCGTCGAGAGCGAGAGCATCTACGAGAAGGACCCTCTTGCGCGTCCATACGTCCTGAAGCCGGTCAACGAGGGCAGCTCGGTGGGCGTCGCGATCGTCACCGACGAGAGCAATTACGGCAACCCGATCCGCAAGGACGTGAAGGGCCCGTGGCAGGAGTTCGAGCGGCTGCTCGCGGAGCCCTACATTCGCGGGCGGGAGCTGACCGCGGCGGTGCTCGACGACGGCACCGGGCCGCGCGCGTTGACAGTGACCGAGCTCGTTCCCAAGTCGGGTTTCTACGACTTCGACGCGAAGTACACCGACGGGATGACCGACCACATCTGCCCCGCGCAGGTGCCGGAGCGCATCTTCAAGCTGTGCAAGGCCTACGCGGTGCAGGCGCACGTGCTGCTCGGCTGCAACGGCTGCAGCCGCACCGACTTCCGCTGGGACGACGAACAGGGCGAGGACGGGCTGTTCGTGCTCGAAACCAACACCCAGCCGGGAATGACCGCGCTCAGCCTCGTGCCCGAGCAGGCAAGGCACTGCGGCATCAGCTACGAGGACCTGGTCGAGGCGCTGGTCGAGGAGGCGCTTGCAAGAGCGAAGAAGCATGGCTGAGACGATCAATCGCAAGGGCAAGGGCGTCCGCCGCTCGGCAGCCGCGCAAAGCCGCGCAGCGACGGCGCGCAAGGCCAAGGCGAAGACCAGCGGCGCGGTCGGCGGCGTACTGGCGCTGCTGCCGTTCACCGAAGAGCAGCTGCACAAGGTATTCCTCGCGGTGATCCTCGGCGGAGCTGTCGCGATGGCATGGTTCGTCGCCAGCCTGGCGGGCGTTCCCGCGCTGGCGCAGGCGCAGGTCGCGGCGGTTGCGAGCGGTGCCGGGTTCGAGGTGCGCCGCGTCCAGGTCAGCGGCGTCGACCGCATGAACGAACTCAAGGTCTACGAGCGGGTGCTGGCCGAGCGGGATCGGCCCATGCCGCTGGTCGACCTCGATGCGATCCGCGGAGACCTGCTCGGCCTGTCGTGGGTGTCCGATGCGCGGGTCAGCCGCCAGCTTCCCGATACCCTGGTGGTCGATGTGGTCGAACGCACCCCGCGCGCCGCGCTGAAGAAGCCCGGACGGCTGGTGCTGATCGACGGCGAAGGGCACGAGCTCGAACCGATTTCGGAAGCCAACGCCAAGGGGATGCTCAAGGTCGCCGGGCCCGGTGCCGCACGCCAGGTCGCCGCGCTCGACGAACTGCTCGACGCCGCGCCCGCGTTGAAGGCCCAGGTCGCCGAGGCCGAATGGGTCGGCAACCGGCGCTGGAACCTGACCTTCAAGACCGGGCAGGTGCTTGCCCTGCCGCACGGGCCCGATGCCTCTGCCGGCGCGCTGGTCCAGTTCGCTCGGCTCGACGGGGTGAACCGGCTGCTCGGCGGCAAGGTTGCCGCTTTCGACATGCGTGCGCCCGATCGCATCTACATGCGCATTCCGGGCCGGGCGCAGCAAGCGCTCGAAACGAAGGCCGCGGCATCGGGAGGGGCGCAGTAATGGGCCTGCCGCGCATCGCCCGCGTGTTCGGGGCCGTCAACGTCGGTAGCTTCCGCATCTCGGCGATGATCATGGGCCTGTCGGAGACGGGCGAACTGATCGTGCTCGGCAGCGGCAACCGCGCGAGCCAGGGGATCAAGCGCGGTTACGTGACCGACATGGCCGCCGCCACCTATGCCATCCGCGATGCGGTGGAGCGGGCGGAGAAGAATGCCGGGACCTCGATCTCGAGCGTCTGGGTAGGGTGCTCCGGAGCAGGCCTCGCCAGCCGGGTCGCGAAGGTCGAGATCGACATCGGCGGCCGCCGGATCGAGGAAGACGACATCGAGCACCTGTTGCTCGCAGCGCGCGATTCGATCCAGCCCGACGGGCGCATGGTGCTCCACGCGCAGCCCGCGCACTACACGCTCGACGGGGCGCACGGGGTCGCCAACCCGCGCGGCCTTCACGCCGAGCGGCTTGGCGTCGACATCCACGTGATGCTCGCCGACGGCGCGCCGGTGCGCAACCTGATCGAAGCAGTGCAGAACGCCCACCTCGATGTCGAGGCGGTCGTCGCCGCGCCGATCGCCGCCGGGCACGCCTGCCTGACGCCCGAAGAGCGCGAGCTTGGAACGGCGCTGGTCGAGATCGGCGGGGAAGTGACCAACGTGGCGCTCTATGCGGGCGGAATGCTTCTGGGGCTGACGGCCATCCCGTTCGGTTCGTCGGACATCACCGATGCCGTCGCGGGTGCCTTCGGCATTCGCCGCGACCAGGCGCAGCGCCTCAAGAGCCGCTATGGCTCGGCCATCGCCAGCCCCAGCGATTACAAGGACATGGTCCCCGTCAACGGGCCGGGTGACGAGAAGGCGGCACCCACCGCACGCGGCGCGGACGACCAGAACCGCGTGCCGCGCGCCGAATTGGTTTCGGTGATCACCGAACAGCTGTCCAAACTCACCGACGAGATCGGGCGGGCGCTGAAGGGCATGGGCTTCACCGGCGCGAAGGGCGGGCAGGTCGTCGTCACCGGCGGCGGATCGGAACTCGCCGGGATCGCCGAATTCCTCCAGATCGCGCTCGGACGCCCGGTCCGCGTCGGCAAGCCGCCCGCCCTGCGCGGTCTCGGCGAAGCGAGTGCGACGCCCAGTTTCGTGACGCTTGCCGGACTTTGCCTTTACGCCGCCGACGACCCGGTCGACATCCGCTCAATCGGCCCCAAGCATACCGCGACGACCCGCTATTCCGGTGTCGGCCTCGTCAATCGCGTGGTTCGCGCGATGCGGGAGTATTTCTGATGGCTAACTGTCGCTGTGGATAAGGAATTCCGTCCTATCCCGAGACGAATCGGTTCGTGTAAGACTGTCGCAGAGCATTTTTCTCCCCGGAGGGGCACCCCATGAGCATCAATATCGGTCCGCCAGCCACTGACGAACTTCGTCCCAAGATCATGGTGATCGGCGTGGGCGGCGCCGGCGGCAACGCGATCGCCAACATGATCGCCGCCGAAATCGAAGGCGTCGATTTCATCGTCGCCAACACCGACGCGCAGGCATTGTCGAACGCTTCGGCCGACAAGCGTATCCAGCTGGGGCCGGACATCACCGGCGGCCTCGGCGCGGGCGCGCGGCCCGAGGTCGGCAAGGCGGCGGCGGAAGAGACCGTCGGCGACATCGAAGACGCACTCGAAGGCGTGAACATGTGCTTCATCGCCGCGGGCATGGGCGGCGGCACCGGCACCGGCGCGGCGCCGGTCATCGCCGAAGCTGCGCGGCGCAAGGGCGTGCTCACCGTCGGCGTCGTGACCAAGCCCTTCCTGTTCGAAGGCACGCGCCGCATGCGCGCGGCCGAAGCGGGCATCGAGGAGCTGCAGAAGCACGTCGATACGCTGATCGTCATCCCCAACCAGAACCTGTTCCTGGTCGCCAAGGCGGAGACCACGTTCAAGGAAGCCTTCATGCTGGCGGACGAGGTCCTGCAGCAGGGCGTCCGCTCGATCACCGACCTCATGGTCATGCCCGGGCTCATCAACCTCGACTTCGCCGACGTGCGATCGGTGATGCAGGAAATGGGCAAGGCGATGATGGGCACCGGCGAGGGCGAGGGCGAGAACCGCGCGCTCGAGGCCGCCGAACGCGCCATCGCCAACCCGCTGCTCGACGGCGTCAGCATGGCCGGCGCCAAGGGCGTGATCATCTCGATCATCGGCGGCGAAGACATGAAGCTGCTCGAGGTCGACGAAGCCGCGAACCACATCCGCGAGCTGGTCGACGAGGATGCGAACATCATCTGGGGTTCGGCGTTCAATCCCGACCTTCAGGGCAAGATCCGCGTTTCGGTCGTAGCGACCGGGATAGATGGGACGGGCGAGGTGATGTCCAGCGAGACGCGCTCGTTCTCGCTTGGGGCGAGCCGCGCGCCGAAGCGGCCTGTGCTGGAATTGCCGGCGGAAGACGAGTTCGACGACGAGGATTCCTTCGAGCCGACGCTCACGCCTCCTGCCGAGCCCGAGACTTATGGCGGCGCCGCGGAAGCAGGCGACGACGAACTCGTGCTCTCTTCATCCGAGGAAGCCGACGAGCGCGCACCGCTCGACCTGGCCGCTCTCGGCGGAGCTTCCGTCGGCGACGTGGATGAGGCGGACGAGGACGCCGAAGACTACGACGACGTCGACGGCATCGTCGATCCGCTCGCGGGTCTGCGCAACGAAGCCGACGACGATGCAGAGGATGAGCGATCCTACGGCGACGAGGACTGGGGTAACGGCGACGAGGCAGACGAT
Protein-coding regions in this window:
- a CDS encoding D-alanine--D-alanine ligase, coding for MGNPAGGAAVNARHHVAVLMGGWANERPVSLMSGEGVAKALEARGHRVTRIDMDRQVAARIAEAAPDVVFNALHGVPGEDGTVQGMLDLMGVPYTHSGLATSVIAIDKELTKHALVPHGIPMPGGRIVESESIYEKDPLARPYVLKPVNEGSSVGVAIVTDESNYGNPIRKDVKGPWQEFERLLAEPYIRGRELTAAVLDDGTGPRALTVTELVPKSGFYDFDAKYTDGMTDHICPAQVPERIFKLCKAYAVQAHVLLGCNGCSRTDFRWDDEQGEDGLFVLETNTQPGMTALSLVPEQARHCGISYEDLVEALVEEALARAKKHG
- a CDS encoding cell division protein FtsQ/DivIB → MAETINRKGKGVRRSAAAQSRAATARKAKAKTSGAVGGVLALLPFTEEQLHKVFLAVILGGAVAMAWFVASLAGVPALAQAQVAAVASGAGFEVRRVQVSGVDRMNELKVYERVLAERDRPMPLVDLDAIRGDLLGLSWVSDARVSRQLPDTLVVDVVERTPRAALKKPGRLVLIDGEGHELEPISEANAKGMLKVAGPGAARQVAALDELLDAAPALKAQVAEAEWVGNRRWNLTFKTGQVLALPHGPDASAGALVQFARLDGVNRLLGGKVAAFDMRAPDRIYMRIPGRAQQALETKAAASGGAQ
- the ftsA gene encoding cell division protein FtsA, encoding MGLPRIARVFGAVNVGSFRISAMIMGLSETGELIVLGSGNRASQGIKRGYVTDMAAATYAIRDAVERAEKNAGTSISSVWVGCSGAGLASRVAKVEIDIGGRRIEEDDIEHLLLAARDSIQPDGRMVLHAQPAHYTLDGAHGVANPRGLHAERLGVDIHVMLADGAPVRNLIEAVQNAHLDVEAVVAAPIAAGHACLTPEERELGTALVEIGGEVTNVALYAGGMLLGLTAIPFGSSDITDAVAGAFGIRRDQAQRLKSRYGSAIASPSDYKDMVPVNGPGDEKAAPTARGADDQNRVPRAELVSVITEQLSKLTDEIGRALKGMGFTGAKGGQVVVTGGGSELAGIAEFLQIALGRPVRVGKPPALRGLGEASATPSFVTLAGLCLYAADDPVDIRSIGPKHTATTRYSGVGLVNRVVRAMREYF
- the ftsZ gene encoding cell division protein FtsZ — encoded protein: MSINIGPPATDELRPKIMVIGVGGAGGNAIANMIAAEIEGVDFIVANTDAQALSNASADKRIQLGPDITGGLGAGARPEVGKAAAEETVGDIEDALEGVNMCFIAAGMGGGTGTGAAPVIAEAARRKGVLTVGVVTKPFLFEGTRRMRAAEAGIEELQKHVDTLIVIPNQNLFLVAKAETTFKEAFMLADEVLQQGVRSITDLMVMPGLINLDFADVRSVMQEMGKAMMGTGEGEGENRALEAAERAIANPLLDGVSMAGAKGVIISIIGGEDMKLLEVDEAANHIRELVDEDANIIWGSAFNPDLQGKIRVSVVATGIDGTGEVMSSETRSFSLGASRAPKRPVLELPAEDEFDDEDSFEPTLTPPAEPETYGGAAEAGDDELVLSSSEEADERAPLDLAALGGASVGDVDEADEDAEDYDDVDGIVDPLAGLRNEADDDAEDERSYGDEDWGNGDEADDAAPLDLTAEAPTPGIQDDLLGDADRLAEQDEPVKAQLGGGRRRGLVSGGAGEGAAPSAGSTLFERMANLSRGGAKPDEDEDDEDDSGSSSLSIPRFLGRQNNQ